The following are from one region of the Lytechinus variegatus isolate NC3 chromosome 4, Lvar_3.0, whole genome shotgun sequence genome:
- the LOC121412921 gene encoding G-protein coupled receptor GRL101-like — translation MSYSSDKRICCLLTEIPNTTCHSTSVPDPLDTCGALFPNTVLRVASWLIGLSALVGNFAVIILRLRDGNLRSTVVQNNFMIGLAVADGLMGLYMLIISSADIYYGGIYFLSAQQWRESPICNFAGFLGFVSSESSVFMLMLITVDRLICILNPFSHIKIKKSSSFCLICATCKKNVTNEQQQQARMLKLQPLQKCVKQNEDMPGEGPQR, via the exons atgtc ATATAGTTCCGATAAGAGAATATGCTGTTTACTAACGGAGATCCCAAACACAACGTGTCACAGCACAAGCGTTCCTGATCCTCTTGATACATGTGGTGCTCTGTTTCCAAACACTGTGCTTCGAGTTGCGAGCTGGCTTATTGGGCTCTCTGCTCTCGTTGGTAATTTTGCAGTTATCATCCTGCGTTTGAGGGACGGGAATTTACGGAGCACGGTtgtccaaaataatttcatgatcgGCTTGGCAGTTGCCGATGGACTGATGGGATTGTACATGTTGATTATTTCTTCAGCAGACATATATTACGGTGGAATTTATTTCTTGAGCGCGCAGCAGTGGCGTGAATCTCCTATTTGTAATTTTGCTGGGTTTTTAGGGTTCGTATCAAGCGAATCATCCGTTTTTATGTTAATGCTTATTACAGTAGACAGATTGATATGTATCCTAAATCCATTTTCGCATATTAAAATCAAGAAATCTTCATCTTTCTGCCTAATCTGTGCAACATG TAAAAAGAATGTCACCAATGAGCAACAACAGCAAGCGCGTATGCTCAAACTACAACCGTTACAAAAATGTGTGAAACAGAACGAAGACATGCCTGGGGAAGGTCCACAGCGATAA